From the Thermococcus guaymasensis DSM 11113 genome, one window contains:
- a CDS encoding zinc finger domain-containing protein, whose amino-acid sequence MKFEIPVCTSCGKEITPREHATHFVCPNCGEAIIWRCESCRVLSVPYKCPKCGWEGP is encoded by the coding sequence ATGAAGTTCGAGATACCCGTATGCACCTCATGCGGAAAGGAGATAACCCCAAGGGAGCACGCCACTCACTTCGTCTGCCCGAACTGCGGCGAAGCTATCATCTGGCGCTGCGAATCCTGCAGGGTCCTCAGCGTTCCCTACAAGTGCCCCAAGTGCGGATGGGAGGGGCCGTGA
- a CDS encoding Lrp/AsnC family transcriptional regulator codes for MPELLDEIDMRLLEELRRNARENIATLSKKIGIPRTTVHYRIKKLVEEGVIEKFTIKPNYRKLDLGTTAFILARYDPESGVNQREVAKRVATLDGVYEVHIITGEWDLLIKVRAKNSEEIGKIVIDKLREIKGIGQTVTMVSFVSVKEEI; via the coding sequence ATGCCAGAACTGCTCGATGAGATTGACATGAGACTGCTTGAGGAGTTAAGAAGGAATGCGCGAGAGAACATAGCAACACTGAGCAAGAAGATCGGGATACCAAGGACGACAGTGCACTACAGGATAAAGAAACTCGTCGAAGAAGGGGTTATCGAAAAGTTCACGATAAAGCCGAACTACAGGAAGCTTGACCTTGGAACAACTGCCTTCATCCTCGCCAGGTATGACCCGGAGTCAGGGGTAAACCAAAGAGAAGTTGCCAAACGCGTTGCAACGCTCGATGGGGTCTATGAGGTGCACATAATCACGGGAGAATGGGACCTCCTGATAAAAGTCAGGGCAAAAAACTCTGAGGAAATCGGAAAGATCGTCATAGACAAACTAAGGGAGATAAAGGGAATCGGACAAACCGTCACCATGGTGTCCTTTGTCTCGGTTAAAGAGGAGATCTGA
- a CDS encoding XTP/dITP diphosphatase, with protein sequence MRLAFITSNPGKAEEAKKYFEPLGIEVYQLHMSYPEIQADTLEEVAEYGARWLAERVEGPFFLDDSGLFVEALKGFPGVYSAYVYKTLGYWGILKLLEGESNRRAYFKSVIAYWDGELHIFTGRADGEITTEPKGSGGFGFDPIFKPEGFDRTFAEMTTEEKNKISHRGRALKAFATWLKENLK encoded by the coding sequence ATGAGGCTGGCGTTTATAACTTCCAATCCTGGCAAGGCTGAGGAGGCCAAAAAGTACTTTGAACCCCTCGGTATTGAAGTTTACCAGCTCCACATGAGCTATCCCGAAATACAGGCGGATACGCTTGAAGAAGTTGCGGAATACGGTGCGAGGTGGCTGGCAGAGAGAGTTGAAGGCCCTTTCTTCCTCGACGACTCCGGCCTCTTCGTTGAGGCCCTAAAAGGGTTCCCCGGAGTTTACTCCGCCTACGTCTACAAGACGCTTGGTTATTGGGGCATTCTCAAGCTCCTCGAAGGTGAAAGCAACAGAAGAGCATACTTCAAGAGCGTCATAGCCTACTGGGACGGGGAGCTTCACATCTTCACCGGAAGGGCCGACGGTGAGATAACGACGGAGCCCAAGGGAAGCGGCGGTTTTGGGTTCGATCCCATATTTAAGCCCGAAGGCTTCGACAGAACCTTTGCCGAAATGACAACAGAGGAGAAGAACAAAATATCCCACAGGGGGAGGGCTCTAAAGGCCTTTGCCACTTGGCTCAAAGAAAATCTTAAATAG
- a CDS encoding adenosine-specific kinase, with protein MVKIDVVDIEKPEGVEVIIGQGNFSIFTVDDLARALLTAVPGIKFGIAMNEAKPQLTRYTGNDKELEELAAKNAVKIGAGHVFVILMRNAFPINVLNTVKNHPAVAMVYGASENPFQVIVAETDLGRSVLGVVDGKAANKIETEEQKKERRELVEKIGYILD; from the coding sequence ATGGTGAAGATCGACGTTGTCGATATCGAAAAACCAGAGGGAGTTGAAGTCATAATCGGACAGGGCAACTTCTCAATATTCACTGTTGATGACCTTGCAAGGGCATTACTCACAGCAGTACCAGGAATAAAATTCGGCATAGCAATGAACGAGGCTAAGCCACAGCTCACGCGCTACACCGGAAACGACAAAGAGTTAGAAGAGCTTGCAGCCAAGAACGCAGTTAAGATAGGAGCCGGCCACGTCTTCGTGATACTCATGAGGAACGCCTTCCCGATTAACGTCCTGAACACCGTCAAGAATCACCCCGCAGTGGCGATGGTCTACGGTGCCAGCGAGAACCCGTTCCAGGTCATCGTAGCCGAGACAGACCTCGGAAGGAGCGTCCTCGGAGTCGTTGATGGCAAGGCTGCCAACAAGATCGAAACTGAGGAGCAGAAGAAAGAGCGCAGAGAGCTTGTCGAGAAGATCGGGTATATCCTTGACTAA
- a CDS encoding Lrp/AsnC family transcriptional regulator gives MQDVNPEEIQFLVEILNKHPTESLKRIAELESLDYYKLTRVYNRYYGKYVFVNALYDIKKLGLKSYIAFVSVPKERLREVAARMRENPFILDVTAMFGFKNGISAILHVPKDQVDLLDEVMKNYSDDYEYYEVRAYPPSNDDDFGGWNLSYQYAVLMDILKWDARTPLSEIARELGKSRPTVRFMIKTLMQKGILIGYIATVENTEHDRGVLGIASELREDVLSRFAEYEINVGVLLGVGYLLEWYFSSKEDLAQKLFEFSGYVEKLAIEYFDMLADVRDMYPRQRFSRMVRRDGKGYRSILEF, from the coding sequence ATGCAGGATGTTAATCCTGAGGAAATTCAGTTCCTTGTGGAGATATTGAACAAGCACCCAACCGAGAGCCTGAAGAGAATAGCGGAGCTTGAGAGCTTGGATTATTACAAGCTTACCCGGGTTTATAACCGGTACTATGGTAAGTATGTCTTTGTTAACGCACTATACGATATCAAGAAGCTTGGTTTGAAAAGTTACATTGCTTTTGTCTCAGTCCCTAAGGAGAGGCTTCGAGAGGTTGCAGCCAGGATGAGGGAAAATCCCTTTATCCTCGATGTTACCGCAATGTTTGGCTTCAAAAACGGCATTTCCGCTATACTCCATGTTCCAAAAGACCAAGTTGATCTTCTCGATGAGGTTATGAAGAATTACTCCGATGATTACGAATACTACGAAGTCCGTGCTTACCCACCATCTAACGATGATGATTTTGGTGGATGGAACCTTTCTTACCAGTACGCCGTTTTGATGGACATCCTTAAATGGGACGCCAGAACACCCCTTTCTGAGATTGCAAGGGAGCTCGGGAAAAGCAGACCCACGGTACGTTTTATGATTAAGACTCTCATGCAGAAGGGTATTCTCATTGGTTATATAGCCACGGTGGAGAATACTGAACACGATAGGGGAGTGCTAGGTATAGCAAGTGAGCTGAGAGAGGACGTCCTCAGCAGGTTCGCCGAGTATGAAATAAACGTCGGTGTTCTCCTCGGTGTAGGTTATCTTCTTGAGTGGTACTTCTCATCGAAGGAAGACCTGGCCCAGAAGCTCTTTGAGTTCAGCGGCTACGTTGAGAAGCTTGCTATCGAATATTTTGATATGCTAGCCGATGTAAGGGACATGTACCCCAGACAGAGGTTCAGTAGGATGGTAAGAAGGGATGGAAAAGGTTACAGGTCTATCCTCGAATTTTAG
- a CDS encoding SPASM domain-containing protein yields MAESTKVGSMVVLQAKPKVEDVFVGKPPWSELPHAGTLERLILQLGAGKGKFNELYGIPRSIGCIGNNQFILRREKLRESEIEGILRDFKSMGGTEVWITNYDSPEELNRVARIAFKVGIEEIKAVFLFEDIERIDPIDGIEYIAELEYDPDAIISAAMKLWIRGVLVIVTPEELKEAGDFIQKVKGDDDFNVYIDVLYPKSLRHVNFNLIELRRIANPTSTKYHDCLAGTVAVTADGFVLPCPLLRNTIIGDLREKSFKWIVGKSKKLREFWSMTKDKIEGCSTCPFRYVCHDCRALEYQASGDIRGIEYCPMP; encoded by the coding sequence ATGGCGGAGAGTACAAAGGTCGGATCGATGGTTGTTCTACAGGCCAAGCCAAAAGTTGAGGATGTGTTCGTTGGAAAGCCTCCATGGAGTGAATTGCCTCATGCAGGAACCCTTGAAAGACTTATCCTCCAGCTGGGGGCAGGCAAAGGAAAGTTCAACGAGCTCTATGGCATACCCCGATCAATTGGATGTATCGGGAACAACCAGTTCATCCTCAGAAGAGAAAAGCTAAGAGAAAGTGAGATAGAGGGAATTCTGAGGGATTTCAAATCCATGGGTGGAACCGAGGTCTGGATAACTAACTACGATTCCCCTGAAGAACTCAACAGGGTAGCGAGGATTGCATTCAAAGTAGGTATCGAAGAAATAAAGGCTGTTTTTCTCTTTGAGGACATCGAGAGGATAGACCCCATCGATGGGATTGAGTACATAGCCGAGCTCGAATACGACCCTGACGCAATAATCTCAGCCGCAATGAAACTCTGGATTAGAGGGGTTCTAGTAATTGTAACTCCCGAGGAGCTGAAGGAGGCCGGAGATTTCATTCAAAAAGTTAAGGGTGATGATGACTTCAACGTCTACATCGACGTTCTTTATCCAAAGTCCTTGAGGCACGTGAACTTCAACCTAATAGAGCTCAGGAGGATAGCCAATCCAACCAGTACCAAGTACCACGATTGCCTTGCTGGAACAGTCGCCGTCACAGCTGACGGCTTCGTGCTACCCTGTCCCCTCCTGAGGAACACCATCATCGGAGACCTCAGAGAGAAGAGCTTCAAATGGATAGTTGGAAAGAGCAAGAAGCTCAGAGAGTTCTGGAGCATGACAAAGGACAAAATTGAGGGTTGCTCCACCTGTCCGTTCAGGTATGTATGCCACGATTGCAGGGCCCTTGAATACCAGGCCAGCGGCGACATCAGGGGAATCGAGTACTGCCCGATGCCCTAA
- a CDS encoding molybdenum cofactor biosynthesis protein MoaE — MAKVKVTSEPFSIDEAIKLIEDPRAGGYVVFLGKVRNENKGRKVIKLIYEAYEEMALQEMKRIRKEALEKFPILDLIIWHRVGELNVGEDTILIVASGSHREEAFKACRWAIDEVKKRVPVWKREVTNEGTFWIEGDRTIPENYHGV, encoded by the coding sequence ATGGCAAAGGTCAAGGTTACGAGTGAGCCCTTCAGCATCGATGAAGCGATAAAACTGATAGAAGACCCCAGGGCAGGAGGTTACGTGGTCTTTCTCGGAAAAGTCAGAAATGAGAATAAAGGAAGAAAGGTGATAAAGCTCATCTATGAAGCCTACGAGGAGATGGCCCTACAGGAAATGAAAAGAATCCGAAAAGAAGCCCTTGAGAAGTTTCCCATCTTAGATCTCATCATCTGGCACAGAGTTGGCGAACTAAACGTTGGAGAAGACACCATATTGATAGTGGCAAGCGGTTCTCACAGAGAGGAGGCGTTCAAGGCCTGCAGGTGGGCGATTGACGAAGTCAAGAAGAGGGTGCCAGTGTGGAAGAGGGAGGTCACAAACGAGGGCACGTTCTGGATAGAGGGGGACAGAACAATACCTGAAAATTACCACGGGGTCTAG
- a CDS encoding ThiF family adenylyltransferase — MLTDRELQRYDRQIMIIGTEGQERLKESTVAVVGVGGLGSPVSFYLTAAGVGKLILVDSENPELSNLNRQILHWEEDLRKRPKAMSAKWKLERFNSDVEIIAKPIKLDRANIDEVLGEADIIVDCLDNFETRFLLDEYSQRTGKPLVHGAIEGTYGQVTTIVPGKTKTLREIFPRVKGRKEKFPIIGATAGVVGSIQAMEVVKLITGLGEPLLNKLLILDLAHNIYEIVEL, encoded by the coding sequence ATGCTTACAGATAGAGAACTTCAAAGGTACGACAGGCAGATAATGATAATCGGAACCGAGGGGCAGGAGAGACTAAAGGAGAGCACCGTTGCAGTCGTCGGCGTCGGCGGTCTCGGCTCACCGGTCTCGTTCTACCTCACAGCGGCAGGGGTAGGCAAATTGATCCTCGTGGACTCAGAGAATCCCGAGCTCAGCAACCTCAACAGACAGATCCTCCACTGGGAAGAAGACCTCAGAAAGAGGCCAAAAGCCATGTCTGCGAAGTGGAAGCTTGAACGGTTTAATTCGGACGTTGAGATCATTGCAAAGCCCATTAAGCTGGACAGAGCGAACATCGATGAAGTACTTGGGGAAGCGGACATTATAGTTGACTGCCTCGACAACTTTGAGACGCGCTTCCTTCTTGATGAATACTCCCAGAGGACTGGAAAGCCACTGGTACATGGCGCCATAGAAGGAACGTACGGACAGGTAACCACGATAGTCCCTGGAAAGACAAAAACGCTGAGGGAGATATTCCCCAGGGTGAAGGGGAGAAAAGAAAAATTCCCAATAATTGGGGCCACCGCTGGAGTTGTCGGCTCGATTCAGGCAATGGAAGTCGTGAAGCTGATAACCGGCCTCGGAGAGCCGCTCCTAAACAAACTCCTGATACTAGACCTAGCCCACAACATCTACGAGATCGTCGAACTTTAG
- the deoC gene encoding deoxyribose-phosphate aldolase: MDIAKYIDHTNLKPYATKEDIIKLCDEAIQYGFYAVCVNPYRVKLAKDYLREKKADVKVASVIGFPLGATPTEVKVFEAKKALDDGADELDMVINIGALKDGDYEYVKNDIAEVVKVAHGRGAKVKVIIETCYLTEEEKVKACELAKEAGADFVKTSTGFGTGGATVEDVRLMRKVVGPEMGVKAAGGIRTYEQALAMIEAGANRIGTSSGVKIVEGTKNAK; encoded by the coding sequence ATGGACATAGCGAAGTATATTGATCACACAAATCTAAAACCTTACGCAACGAAGGAGGACATCATTAAGCTCTGCGATGAGGCCATCCAGTACGGCTTCTACGCGGTCTGTGTGAACCCCTACCGCGTCAAGCTCGCCAAGGACTACCTGAGAGAGAAGAAGGCCGACGTCAAGGTAGCAAGCGTTATAGGCTTCCCGCTCGGGGCAACCCCGACCGAGGTCAAGGTCTTCGAGGCAAAGAAGGCCCTTGACGATGGTGCCGATGAGCTTGACATGGTCATCAACATAGGGGCGCTCAAGGATGGGGACTACGAGTACGTGAAAAACGACATAGCCGAGGTCGTTAAGGTTGCCCATGGGAGGGGGGCGAAGGTTAAGGTCATCATCGAGACCTGCTACCTCACCGAGGAGGAAAAGGTCAAGGCCTGCGAGCTGGCGAAAGAAGCTGGAGCCGATTTCGTTAAGACCTCAACAGGCTTCGGAACCGGCGGTGCGACGGTCGAGGATGTAAGGCTTATGAGGAAGGTGGTGGGGCCTGAGATGGGCGTCAAAGCCGCTGGGGGAATCAGGACTTACGAGCAGGCTCTGGCCATGATAGAGGCCGGTGCGAACAGGATTGGCACATCCAGCGGTGTGAAGATCGTGGAGGGCACGAAGAATGCCAAGTAA
- a CDS encoding family 4B encapsulin nanocompartment shell protein, with protein MPSKEEILELIERASQELKEGGVNPDILLAGPGFVEVLGEIMDVLNLSIYIIKELEYDAVIADSRYLGQVRKASKRISIEPLLVEEEVWKEIKNL; from the coding sequence ATGCCAAGTAAGGAGGAGATCCTTGAACTTATCGAACGGGCATCTCAGGAGTTGAAGGAGGGAGGTGTTAACCCGGACATCCTTTTAGCCGGTCCCGGGTTCGTTGAAGTTTTGGGCGAGATCATGGACGTTCTCAACCTCTCGATCTATATCATTAAGGAGCTGGAGTACGACGCCGTCATAGCCGATTCAAGGTATCTCGGCCAAGTTAGGAAGGCTTCAAAACGGATCTCCATCGAGCCTCTCCTTGTCGAAGAAGAAGTCTGGAAAGAAATTAAAAATCTCTAA
- a CDS encoding ornithine aminotransferase: MVVRPNVKELPGPKAKEVIERNFEYLAVTTQDPETLPIVIERGEGILVHDVDGNVFYDFGSGVGVLNVGHAHPRVVEAIKRQAEKFTHFALNDFFYENAVILANKLAELAPGDFPKKVVYQNSGAEANEAMMKLVKYGTGRKRFIAFYHAFHGRTQAVLSLTASKWVQQDRFFPTMPGVEHIPYPNPYRNPWHIDGYAEPDELVNRVIEFIEEYVFRHVPPEEVGAIVFEPIQGEGGYVVPPKNFFKELKKLADNYGILLADDEVQMGVGRTGKFWAIEHFDVAPDTIQFGKAIGGGIPLAGVIHRADIAFDKPGRHASTFGGNPVAIEAALEVVEIVKELLPHVQEVGDYLHKRLKEFEEKYEVIGDARGLGLAQAVEIVKSKDTKEKHPELRDKIVKEAVKRGLILLGCGDNSIRFIPPLTIQKEEIDVAMEIFEEALKAALK; this comes from the coding sequence ATGGTAGTTAGGCCGAACGTTAAAGAACTCCCCGGGCCCAAGGCAAAGGAAGTAATAGAGAGGAACTTTGAGTACCTTGCCGTGACTACTCAAGACCCTGAGACCCTCCCCATAGTCATAGAGCGCGGAGAGGGAATCCTAGTCCACGACGTTGACGGAAACGTCTTCTACGACTTTGGAAGCGGTGTCGGCGTGCTTAACGTCGGCCACGCCCACCCGAGGGTCGTCGAGGCCATAAAGAGGCAGGCCGAGAAGTTCACCCACTTCGCCCTCAACGACTTCTTCTACGAGAACGCCGTGATACTGGCCAACAAGCTCGCGGAGCTGGCCCCCGGCGACTTCCCGAAGAAGGTCGTCTACCAGAACAGCGGTGCCGAGGCAAACGAGGCAATGATGAAGCTCGTCAAGTACGGCACCGGCAGGAAGAGGTTCATAGCCTTTTACCACGCCTTCCACGGCAGGACTCAGGCCGTTCTTTCGCTTACCGCCAGCAAGTGGGTTCAGCAGGACAGGTTCTTCCCGACAATGCCTGGAGTCGAGCACATACCCTACCCGAACCCCTACAGGAACCCCTGGCACATTGACGGTTACGCCGAGCCCGACGAGCTCGTCAACCGTGTTATTGAGTTCATCGAGGAGTACGTCTTCAGGCACGTCCCGCCGGAGGAGGTCGGCGCCATAGTCTTCGAGCCGATACAGGGTGAGGGCGGTTACGTCGTCCCGCCGAAGAACTTCTTCAAGGAGCTCAAGAAGCTCGCCGACAACTACGGAATCCTCTTAGCGGACGACGAGGTTCAGATGGGCGTCGGCAGGACCGGAAAGTTCTGGGCCATCGAGCACTTCGACGTTGCACCGGACACCATCCAGTTCGGCAAGGCAATCGGCGGTGGAATCCCGCTCGCCGGTGTCATCCACAGGGCAGACATAGCCTTCGACAAGCCGGGCAGGCACGCCTCGACCTTCGGAGGCAACCCGGTTGCCATTGAGGCCGCCCTGGAGGTCGTCGAAATCGTCAAGGAGCTCCTGCCGCACGTCCAGGAGGTCGGAGACTACCTCCACAAGCGCCTCAAGGAGTTCGAGGAGAAGTACGAGGTCATCGGAGACGCCCGCGGTCTCGGTCTGGCCCAAGCCGTCGAGATCGTCAAGAGCAAGGACACCAAGGAGAAGCACCCAGAGCTCAGGGACAAGATCGTCAAGGAGGCAGTCAAGCGTGGTCTTATCCTGCTCGGCTGTGGCGACAACAGCATAAGGTTCATCCCGCCGCTGACCATCCAGAAGGAGGAAATCGACGTCGCGATGGAGATATTCGAGGAGGCCCTCAAGGCCGCCCTCAAGTGA
- the trxB gene encoding thioredoxin-disulfide reductase yields the protein MFSLGGFSRGGEYESKTWDVLIIGAGPAGFTAAIYAARFGLETLIISKDLGGNMALTDLIENYPGFPEGISGSELTNRMHEHVKKLGVEVIFDEVERVDPAECAYYEGPCKFVVRTKNGKEYKGRTIIIAVGAAPRKLHVPGEEEFTGKGVSYCATCDGPLFKGKKVVVVGGGNTALQEALYLKSIGVDVTLVHRREEFRADKILQDRFKESGIPTILNTVVTEIKGTNKVEAVKLKNRVTGEETEMKVDGVFIFIGYEPKTDFVKHLGITDEYGYIPVDMYMRTKVPGIFAAGDITNVFKQIAVAVGQGAIAANSAKEFLEKWTEKNGE from the coding sequence ATGTTCAGCCTGGGAGGGTTTTCACGCGGAGGGGAATATGAAAGCAAGACCTGGGACGTGCTCATCATCGGAGCGGGGCCAGCTGGATTTACCGCGGCTATATACGCGGCTCGCTTCGGCCTTGAGACACTGATCATCAGCAAAGACCTCGGCGGAAACATGGCGCTGACCGATCTCATAGAGAACTACCCAGGATTCCCCGAAGGAATCAGCGGCTCGGAGCTGACAAACAGGATGCACGAGCACGTCAAGAAGCTCGGCGTTGAGGTAATCTTTGACGAGGTCGAGAGGGTTGACCCGGCCGAGTGCGCCTACTACGAGGGCCCGTGCAAGTTCGTTGTCAGGACGAAGAACGGCAAGGAGTACAAGGGAAGAACTATAATCATAGCAGTCGGCGCCGCCCCGAGAAAGCTACACGTTCCAGGCGAGGAGGAGTTCACGGGCAAGGGGGTCTCCTACTGCGCCACCTGCGACGGCCCGCTCTTCAAGGGCAAGAAGGTGGTAGTTGTGGGCGGTGGCAACACCGCGCTCCAGGAGGCCCTCTACCTCAAGAGCATCGGCGTTGACGTTACCCTCGTCCACAGGCGCGAGGAGTTCAGGGCCGACAAGATACTCCAGGATCGCTTCAAGGAGAGCGGAATTCCAACTATACTCAACACCGTTGTCACGGAGATCAAGGGAACCAACAAGGTCGAAGCAGTTAAGCTGAAGAACCGCGTAACAGGCGAGGAGACCGAGATGAAAGTCGACGGAGTCTTCATATTCATCGGCTACGAGCCGAAGACCGACTTCGTCAAGCACCTCGGCATAACCGACGAGTACGGCTACATCCCGGTGGACATGTACATGCGCACGAAAGTTCCGGGCATATTCGCGGCCGGCGATATAACCAACGTCTTCAAGCAGATCGCCGTTGCCGTCGGCCAGGGAGCCATCGCGGCGAACTCGGCCAAGGAGTTCCTTGAAAAGTGGACCGAGAAGAACGGGGAGTGA
- a CDS encoding metal-dependent hydrolase: protein MPNYDTHVLSGVATYPIAVLLGELMKTYLNLPLKLTPIALVLGYAFYVLGSDLPDMDHPNALIHRGSKPIVSVAAGSAIFLWASDKVSLSPEWLSPVVAWVVGAVAGLAGWYLFTVLMPKHRGVVHSLLFATVYGLLAFILVGYGLTLSPDEGLYVGLAAFLGYTLHLLLDGSLKLI from the coding sequence TTGCCAAACTACGACACTCACGTGCTCAGCGGTGTGGCAACGTATCCGATAGCCGTACTCCTTGGAGAGCTTATGAAGACATACCTAAACCTTCCCCTTAAACTAACTCCGATAGCGCTGGTTTTGGGCTACGCGTTCTACGTCCTTGGAAGCGACCTGCCGGACATGGATCACCCAAACGCTTTGATTCACAGGGGCTCAAAGCCGATAGTGAGCGTTGCAGCTGGAAGCGCTATATTTCTCTGGGCCAGCGATAAGGTAAGCCTCAGCCCGGAATGGCTCAGCCCAGTAGTTGCGTGGGTGGTCGGGGCAGTCGCAGGGCTCGCAGGATGGTACCTGTTCACTGTCCTGATGCCCAAGCACAGGGGAGTAGTGCACTCCCTACTCTTTGCAACCGTTTACGGGCTGCTGGCATTTATCCTTGTCGGATACGGTCTGACACTGAGTCCCGATGAAGGGCTCTACGTTGGGCTCGCAGCGTTCCTCGGCTATACACTCCACCTGCTCCTTGACGGCTCTCTCAAGCTGATTTAA
- a CDS encoding ATPase — protein sequence MESEELKVYPVQTYEIYGLSRNPFEQLASEGIDDVEAIHVYQEVDMKLSTIISEVIGNKSSIAMSIVGPLGMGKTQRLKSIARAIEKEGGKAIYVKVDTNDILKLTRDIFYALKPPRSRTNIFLENLSRKLGFIDRLEKMLSDTKEYKSRDIAELLVQQLRKYPYSTLLLDELENMQGAREQEKIQFFEMLRHVISTMPPGCIVAFACIPEAYEEYSKIFPAFFMRLHYEFKLRPMSVEETFELVKKRLNRVRIRDTDDPIYPFTEEAIRLIHDLAKGNPRQILRLLHYVLSEAAKRAFDPIDELVVTTILEEPKSLEEYLRRVPKDYRDLVKVIVEKFNGGPVSYISVAKELKRPANQVYEALNKLVTIGFLVGDPGGNYKVPHYVRKFLEEKGE from the coding sequence ATGGAGAGCGAGGAACTTAAAGTTTATCCCGTTCAAACCTATGAGATCTACGGCCTCTCCAGGAACCCTTTCGAACAGCTCGCGAGTGAGGGGATAGACGACGTCGAGGCAATTCACGTGTACCAGGAAGTCGATATGAAGCTCTCCACGATAATCTCAGAGGTCATAGGCAACAAGAGCTCGATAGCGATGAGCATAGTGGGGCCGCTGGGAATGGGAAAAACCCAGAGGTTAAAGAGCATTGCCCGTGCAATTGAGAAGGAAGGAGGAAAGGCCATATACGTCAAAGTCGATACAAACGACATATTAAAGCTCACCCGCGATATATTCTACGCGCTGAAGCCCCCGAGGAGCAGAACCAACATCTTTCTGGAGAATCTCAGCAGAAAGCTCGGGTTCATAGACAGGCTTGAAAAAATGCTCAGTGATACGAAGGAATACAAGAGCAGGGACATCGCAGAACTCCTTGTTCAGCAACTCCGCAAGTATCCATATTCCACTCTTCTCCTTGACGAGCTCGAAAACATGCAGGGCGCGAGGGAGCAGGAGAAGATACAGTTTTTCGAGATGCTCAGGCACGTCATAAGTACGATGCCGCCGGGATGCATTGTTGCCTTCGCCTGCATTCCCGAGGCCTACGAGGAGTACTCCAAGATCTTCCCGGCTTTCTTCATGCGCCTTCACTACGAGTTCAAGCTCAGGCCGATGAGCGTCGAAGAGACCTTCGAGCTCGTGAAGAAGAGGCTCAACCGCGTCCGCATAAGGGACACCGACGACCCGATATACCCATTCACGGAAGAGGCGATAAGACTCATCCATGATCTCGCAAAGGGCAATCCGAGACAGATCCTAAGACTGCTCCACTACGTCCTGAGCGAGGCGGCAAAGCGCGCTTTCGACCCGATAGATGAGCTCGTCGTTACCACCATCCTTGAGGAACCAAAGAGCCTTGAAGAGTACCTCCGGAGGGTTCCAAAGGACTACCGCGACCTCGTAAAGGTCATAGTCGAAAAGTTCAACGGCGGACCGGTAAGCTACATAAGCGTTGCCAAGGAGCTGAAGAGGCCAGCCAACCAGGTTTATGAGGCCCTGAACAAGCTCGTCACAATAGGCTTCCTCGTTGGAGACCCTGGAGGAAACTACAAGGTGCCGCACTACGTCAGGAAGTTCCTCGAAGAGAAGGGGGAGTGA
- a CDS encoding THUMP domain-containing protein, which translates to MVVLIVTCPPGREGDAILELEWALEGVRVRGTDWRGLLIAESLLSKEETIERLKRFETQAIQRVVLLDLLVLASPEVIEQRAIELMRGKKGTFAVRARVRGNKRLKEKDLERSVGAAVVKAYGLKVNLTDPDWTVVIEVLGKKAGVGVLGRNEILRFQVVE; encoded by the coding sequence ATGGTTGTCCTTATCGTTACCTGTCCACCTGGACGGGAAGGAGATGCGATCCTTGAGCTGGAATGGGCCCTTGAGGGGGTTCGCGTCAGGGGAACTGACTGGAGAGGGCTTCTGATAGCTGAAAGTCTGCTCTCGAAGGAGGAGACAATTGAAAGATTAAAAAGGTTTGAAACCCAGGCCATTCAGCGGGTCGTCCTCCTTGACCTCCTTGTTCTCGCTTCCCCTGAGGTGATAGAACAGAGGGCGATTGAGCTCATGAGGGGCAAAAAAGGGACATTTGCAGTAAGAGCAAGGGTGAGAGGGAACAAGAGGCTGAAAGAAAAGGATTTAGAAAGAAGTGTGGGAGCGGCGGTGGTAAAGGCCTACGGGTTGAAGGTGAACCTGACTGATCCGGACTGGACGGTCGTTATTGAGGTTCTCGGAAAGAAGGCCGGTGTTGGAGTGCTCGGCAGGAATGAAATCCTGAGGTTCCAAGTAGTTGAGTAA